From Electrophorus electricus isolate fEleEle1 chromosome 8, fEleEle1.pri, whole genome shotgun sequence, the proteins below share one genomic window:
- the LOC113590124 gene encoding tripartite motif-containing protein 16-like isoform X13 translates to MAEARVSEDQDQFNCPVCLDLLKDPVTIACGHSFCMVCINDCWDQDVQRGIYSCPQCRETFTPRPVLCRNYMLAEMVQKPKKTELQAASLTRCYAGSGDVECDFCTGRKLKAIKSCLVCLASFCETHIRPHYQSPAFKKHTLVKASSRLQQKICSQHEKLTEIFCRTDQSFICYLCMLDEHKGHNTVSAAAERTKKQTELHEEQRKHQQRIQEKEKKVQELKQAVDTLKRSAQAAVEDSERIFTELIRSIEKKRCEVRQLIRDQEKTELSQVQGLLDQLEQEIADLKRRDTELEQLSHTEDHIHFLQSFPSLCVSSGSVDSYSISVHQPASFDGVKKCLSDLRNRIETFSAAVQILPPEPKTREDFLKYFCQLTLDPNTAHHHLILSEKNRVVTNSRRVQPYSDHPERFDYWLQVLCKESVCRRCYWEVEWSSEGLVSISVSYKDISRKGRGNECGFGRNTQSWSLLCSSNLSFLHNNINTEIPDSPSSRIGVYVDHSAGTLSFYRVSDTMTLLHTVHTTFTQPLYAGFWVSFGSTLRLCDLK, encoded by the exons ATGGCAGAGGCCAGAGTTTCAGAAGATCAAGACCAGTTCAACTGTCCAGTCTGTCTGGATCTACTGAAGGATCCAGTCACTATTGCCTGTGGACACAGtttctgtatggtgtgtattaatGACTGCTGGGATCAGGATGTTCAGAGGGGAATCTACAGCTGCCCTCAGTGCAGAGAGACTTTCACTCCAAGACCTGTTCTATGCAGAAACTACATGCTGGCTGAAATGGTGCAGAAACCGAAGAAGACAGAACTCCAAGCTGCTTCTCTTACTCGCTGTTACGCTGGATctggagatgtggagtgtgattTCTGCACTGGGAGAAAACTGAAAGCCATCAAGTCCTGTCTGGTATGTCTGGCCTCTTTCTGTGAAACTCATATCAGACCTCACTATCAGTCTCCTGCctttaagaaacacacactggtTAAAGCCTCCTCAAGACTACAACAGAAGATTTGCTCTCAACATGAAAAACTAACTGAGATCTTCTGTCGTACTGATCAAAGCTTCATCTGTTATTTGTGTATGCTGGATGAACACAAAGGACATAATACAGTGTCAGCTGCAGCAGAAAGAACTAAAAAACAG ACTGAGCTACAtgaggagcagaggaaacaccagcagagaatccaggagaaagagaagaaggtccaggagctgaagcaggctgTGGACACTCTTAAG CgctctgcacaggcagcagtggaggacagtgagaggatctTTACTGAGCTGATCCGCTCCATTGAGAAAAAGCGCTGTGAGGTGAGACagctgatcagagatcaggagAAGACTGAACTGAGTCAAGTTCAAGGACTACTGGATCAACTGGAGCAGGAGATTGCTGATCTtaagaggagagacactgagctggagcagctctcccacacagaggaTCACATCCATTTCCTCCAG AGTTTCCcgtccctctgtgtctcttctggATCTGTGGACTCATACAGCATCTCTGTCCATCAACCTGCCTCATTTGATGGAGTGAAGAAATGTCTCTCTGATCTGAGGAACCGAATAGAGACATTCT ctgcagcagttcagATTTTACCACCAGAGCCAAAGACCAGAGAAGATTTCctgaaat ATTTCTGTCAGCTGACTCTGGATCCCAACACAGCACATCATCACCTCATTCTGTCTGAGAAGAACAGAGTGGTGACAAACAGTAGGAGAGTCCAGCCATActctgatcatccagagagatttgattaCTGGCTTCAGGTGTTgtgtaaggagagtgtgtgtagacgctgttactgggaggttgagtggagcAGTGAGGGATTGGTGTCCATATCCGTCTCATATAAAgatatcagcaggaaaggacgGGGTAATGAGTGTGGGTTTGGACGCAACACTCAGTCCTGGAGTCTGTTGTGTTCTTCTAATCTCTCTTTTTTGCACAACAACATTAATACTGAGATCCCAGACTCACCGTCCTCCAGaataggagtgtatgtggatcacagtgcaggaactctgtccttctacagagtCTCTGATACAATGACCCTcctacacacagtccacaccacATTCACTCAGCCCCTCTATGCTGGGTTCTGGGTCAGTTTTGGATCAACTCTGAGGTTATGTGATCTAAAATAA
- the LOC113590124 gene encoding tripartite motif-containing protein 16-like isoform X3 — protein MAEARVSEDQDQFNCPVCLDLLKDPVTIACGHSFCMVCINDCWDQDVQRGIYSCPQCRETFTPRPVLCRNYMLAEMVQKPKKTELQAASLTRCYAGSGDVECDFCTGRKLKAIKSCLVCLASFCETHIRPHYQSPAFKKHTLVKASSRLQQKICSQHEKLTEIFCRTDQSFICYLCMLDEHKGHNTVSAAAERTKKQTELHEEQRKHQQRIQEKEKKVQELKQAVDTLKRSAQAAVEDSERIFTELIRSIEKKRCEVRQLIRDQEKTELSQVQGLLDQLEQEIADLKRRDTELEQLSHTEDHIHFLQSFPSLCVSSGSVDSYSISVHQPASFDGVKKCLSDLRNRIETFCREEMNSVSPHAAAVQILPPEPKTREDFLKYFCQLTLDPNTAHHHLILSEKNRVVTNSRRVQPYSDHPERFDYWLQVLCKESVCRRCYWEVEWSSEGLVSISVSYKDISRKGRGNECGFGRNTQSWSLLCSSNLSFLHNNINTEIPDSPSSRIGVYVDHSAGTLSFYRVSDTMTLLHTVHTTFTQPLYAGFWVSFGSTLRLCDLK, from the exons ATGGCAGAGGCCAGAGTTTCAGAAGATCAAGACCAGTTCAACTGTCCAGTCTGTCTGGATCTACTGAAGGATCCAGTCACTATTGCCTGTGGACACAGtttctgtatggtgtgtattaatGACTGCTGGGATCAGGATGTTCAGAGGGGAATCTACAGCTGCCCTCAGTGCAGAGAGACTTTCACTCCAAGACCTGTTCTATGCAGAAACTACATGCTGGCTGAAATGGTGCAGAAACCGAAGAAGACAGAACTCCAAGCTGCTTCTCTTACTCGCTGTTACGCTGGATctggagatgtggagtgtgattTCTGCACTGGGAGAAAACTGAAAGCCATCAAGTCCTGTCTGGTATGTCTGGCCTCTTTCTGTGAAACTCATATCAGACCTCACTATCAGTCTCCTGCctttaagaaacacacactggtTAAAGCCTCCTCAAGACTACAACAGAAGATTTGCTCTCAACATGAAAAACTAACTGAGATCTTCTGTCGTACTGATCAAAGCTTCATCTGTTATTTGTGTATGCTGGATGAACACAAAGGACATAATACAGTGTCAGCTGCAGCAGAAAGAACTAAAAAACAG ACTGAGCTACAtgaggagcagaggaaacaccagcagagaatccaggagaaagagaagaaggtccaggagctgaagcaggctgTGGACACTCTTAAG CgctctgcacaggcagcagtggaggacagtgagaggatctTTACTGAGCTGATCCGCTCCATTGAGAAAAAGCGCTGTGAGGTGAGACagctgatcagagatcaggagAAGACTGAACTGAGTCAAGTTCAAGGACTACTGGATCAACTGGAGCAGGAGATTGCTGATCTtaagaggagagacactgagctggagcagctctcccacacagaggaTCACATCCATTTCCTCCAG AGTTTCCcgtccctctgtgtctcttctggATCTGTGGACTCATACAGCATCTCTGTCCATCAACCTGCCTCATTTGATGGAGTGAAGAAATGTCTCTCTGATCTGAGGAACCGAATAGAGACATTCTGCAGAGAAGAAATGAACAGTGTGTCTCCACATG ctgcagcagttcagATTTTACCACCAGAGCCAAAGACCAGAGAAGATTTCctgaaat ATTTCTGTCAGCTGACTCTGGATCCCAACACAGCACATCATCACCTCATTCTGTCTGAGAAGAACAGAGTGGTGACAAACAGTAGGAGAGTCCAGCCATActctgatcatccagagagatttgattaCTGGCTTCAGGTGTTgtgtaaggagagtgtgtgtagacgctgttactgggaggttgagtggagcAGTGAGGGATTGGTGTCCATATCCGTCTCATATAAAgatatcagcaggaaaggacgGGGTAATGAGTGTGGGTTTGGACGCAACACTCAGTCCTGGAGTCTGTTGTGTTCTTCTAATCTCTCTTTTTTGCACAACAACATTAATACTGAGATCCCAGACTCACCGTCCTCCAGaataggagtgtatgtggatcacagtgcaggaactctgtccttctacagagtCTCTGATACAATGACCCTcctacacacagtccacaccacATTCACTCAGCCCCTCTATGCTGGGTTCTGGGTCAGTTTTGGATCAACTCTGAGGTTATGTGATCTAAAATAA
- the LOC113590124 gene encoding tripartite motif-containing protein 16-like isoform X9 gives MAEARVSEDQDQFNCPVCLDLLKDPVTIACGHSFCMVCINDCWDQDVQRGIYSCPQCRETFTPRPVLCRNYMLAEMVQKPKKTELQAASLTRCYAGSGDVECDFCTGRKLKAIKSCLVCLASFCETHIRPHYQSPAFKKHTLVKASSRLQQKICSQHEKLTEIFCRTDQSFICYLCMLDEHKGHNTVSAAAERTKKQTELHEEQRKHQQRIQEKEKKVQELKQAVDTLKRSAQAAVEDSERIFTELIRSIEKKRCEVRQLIRDQEKTELSQVQGLLDQLEQEIADLKRRDTELEQLSHTEDHIHFLQSFPSLCVSSGSVDSYSISVHQPASFDGVKKCLSDLRNRIETFCREEMNSVSPHETEREIQILPPEPKTREDFLKYFCQLTLDPNTAHHHLILSEKNRVVTNSRRVQPYSDHPERFDYWLQVLCKESVCRRCYWEVEWSSEGLVSISVSYKDISRKGRGNECGFGRNTQSWSLLCSSNLSFLHNNINTEIPDSPSSRIGVYVDHSAGTLSFYRVSDTMTLLHTVHTTFTQPLYAGFWVSFGSTLRLCDLK, from the exons ATGGCAGAGGCCAGAGTTTCAGAAGATCAAGACCAGTTCAACTGTCCAGTCTGTCTGGATCTACTGAAGGATCCAGTCACTATTGCCTGTGGACACAGtttctgtatggtgtgtattaatGACTGCTGGGATCAGGATGTTCAGAGGGGAATCTACAGCTGCCCTCAGTGCAGAGAGACTTTCACTCCAAGACCTGTTCTATGCAGAAACTACATGCTGGCTGAAATGGTGCAGAAACCGAAGAAGACAGAACTCCAAGCTGCTTCTCTTACTCGCTGTTACGCTGGATctggagatgtggagtgtgattTCTGCACTGGGAGAAAACTGAAAGCCATCAAGTCCTGTCTGGTATGTCTGGCCTCTTTCTGTGAAACTCATATCAGACCTCACTATCAGTCTCCTGCctttaagaaacacacactggtTAAAGCCTCCTCAAGACTACAACAGAAGATTTGCTCTCAACATGAAAAACTAACTGAGATCTTCTGTCGTACTGATCAAAGCTTCATCTGTTATTTGTGTATGCTGGATGAACACAAAGGACATAATACAGTGTCAGCTGCAGCAGAAAGAACTAAAAAACAG ACTGAGCTACAtgaggagcagaggaaacaccagcagagaatccaggagaaagagaagaaggtccaggagctgaagcaggctgTGGACACTCTTAAG CgctctgcacaggcagcagtggaggacagtgagaggatctTTACTGAGCTGATCCGCTCCATTGAGAAAAAGCGCTGTGAGGTGAGACagctgatcagagatcaggagAAGACTGAACTGAGTCAAGTTCAAGGACTACTGGATCAACTGGAGCAGGAGATTGCTGATCTtaagaggagagacactgagctggagcagctctcccacacagaggaTCACATCCATTTCCTCCAG AGTTTCCcgtccctctgtgtctcttctggATCTGTGGACTCATACAGCATCTCTGTCCATCAACCTGCCTCATTTGATGGAGTGAAGAAATGTCTCTCTGATCTGAGGAACCGAATAGAGACATTCTGCAGAGAAGAAATGAACAGTGTGTCTCCACATG agacagagagagaga ttcagATTTTACCACCAGAGCCAAAGACCAGAGAAGATTTCctgaaat ATTTCTGTCAGCTGACTCTGGATCCCAACACAGCACATCATCACCTCATTCTGTCTGAGAAGAACAGAGTGGTGACAAACAGTAGGAGAGTCCAGCCATActctgatcatccagagagatttgattaCTGGCTTCAGGTGTTgtgtaaggagagtgtgtgtagacgctgttactgggaggttgagtggagcAGTGAGGGATTGGTGTCCATATCCGTCTCATATAAAgatatcagcaggaaaggacgGGGTAATGAGTGTGGGTTTGGACGCAACACTCAGTCCTGGAGTCTGTTGTGTTCTTCTAATCTCTCTTTTTTGCACAACAACATTAATACTGAGATCCCAGACTCACCGTCCTCCAGaataggagtgtatgtggatcacagtgcaggaactctgtccttctacagagtCTCTGATACAATGACCCTcctacacacagtccacaccacATTCACTCAGCCCCTCTATGCTGGGTTCTGGGTCAGTTTTGGATCAACTCTGAGGTTATGTGATCTAAAATAA
- the LOC113590124 gene encoding tripartite motif-containing protein 16-like isoform X11 — protein sequence MAEARVSEDQDQFNCPVCLDLLKDPVTIACGHSFCMVCINDCWDQDVQRGIYSCPQCRETFTPRPVLCRNYMLAEMVQKPKKTELQAASLTRCYAGSGDVECDFCTGRKLKAIKSCLVCLASFCETHIRPHYQSPAFKKHTLVKASSRLQQKICSQHEKLTEIFCRTDQSFICYLCMLDEHKGHNTVSAAAERTKKQTELHEEQRKHQQRIQEKEKKVQELKQAVDTLKRSAQAAVEDSERIFTELIRSIEKKRCEVRQLIRDQEKTELSQVQGLLDQLEQEIADLKRRDTELEQLSHTEDHIHFLQSFPSLCVSSGSVDSYSISVHQPASFDGVKKCLSDLRNRIETFCREEMNSVSPHVRERERILPPEPKTREDFLKYFCQLTLDPNTAHHHLILSEKNRVVTNSRRVQPYSDHPERFDYWLQVLCKESVCRRCYWEVEWSSEGLVSISVSYKDISRKGRGNECGFGRNTQSWSLLCSSNLSFLHNNINTEIPDSPSSRIGVYVDHSAGTLSFYRVSDTMTLLHTVHTTFTQPLYAGFWVSFGSTLRLCDLK from the exons ATGGCAGAGGCCAGAGTTTCAGAAGATCAAGACCAGTTCAACTGTCCAGTCTGTCTGGATCTACTGAAGGATCCAGTCACTATTGCCTGTGGACACAGtttctgtatggtgtgtattaatGACTGCTGGGATCAGGATGTTCAGAGGGGAATCTACAGCTGCCCTCAGTGCAGAGAGACTTTCACTCCAAGACCTGTTCTATGCAGAAACTACATGCTGGCTGAAATGGTGCAGAAACCGAAGAAGACAGAACTCCAAGCTGCTTCTCTTACTCGCTGTTACGCTGGATctggagatgtggagtgtgattTCTGCACTGGGAGAAAACTGAAAGCCATCAAGTCCTGTCTGGTATGTCTGGCCTCTTTCTGTGAAACTCATATCAGACCTCACTATCAGTCTCCTGCctttaagaaacacacactggtTAAAGCCTCCTCAAGACTACAACAGAAGATTTGCTCTCAACATGAAAAACTAACTGAGATCTTCTGTCGTACTGATCAAAGCTTCATCTGTTATTTGTGTATGCTGGATGAACACAAAGGACATAATACAGTGTCAGCTGCAGCAGAAAGAACTAAAAAACAG ACTGAGCTACAtgaggagcagaggaaacaccagcagagaatccaggagaaagagaagaaggtccaggagctgaagcaggctgTGGACACTCTTAAG CgctctgcacaggcagcagtggaggacagtgagaggatctTTACTGAGCTGATCCGCTCCATTGAGAAAAAGCGCTGTGAGGTGAGACagctgatcagagatcaggagAAGACTGAACTGAGTCAAGTTCAAGGACTACTGGATCAACTGGAGCAGGAGATTGCTGATCTtaagaggagagacactgagctggagcagctctcccacacagaggaTCACATCCATTTCCTCCAG AGTTTCCcgtccctctgtgtctcttctggATCTGTGGACTCATACAGCATCTCTGTCCATCAACCTGCCTCATTTGATGGAGTGAAGAAATGTCTCTCTGATCTGAGGAACCGAATAGAGACATTCTGCAGAGAAGAAATGAACAGTGTGTCTCCACATG tgagagagagagagaga ATTTTACCACCAGAGCCAAAGACCAGAGAAGATTTCctgaaat ATTTCTGTCAGCTGACTCTGGATCCCAACACAGCACATCATCACCTCATTCTGTCTGAGAAGAACAGAGTGGTGACAAACAGTAGGAGAGTCCAGCCATActctgatcatccagagagatttgattaCTGGCTTCAGGTGTTgtgtaaggagagtgtgtgtagacgctgttactgggaggttgagtggagcAGTGAGGGATTGGTGTCCATATCCGTCTCATATAAAgatatcagcaggaaaggacgGGGTAATGAGTGTGGGTTTGGACGCAACACTCAGTCCTGGAGTCTGTTGTGTTCTTCTAATCTCTCTTTTTTGCACAACAACATTAATACTGAGATCCCAGACTCACCGTCCTCCAGaataggagtgtatgtggatcacagtgcaggaactctgtccttctacagagtCTCTGATACAATGACCCTcctacacacagtccacaccacATTCACTCAGCCCCTCTATGCTGGGTTCTGGGTCAGTTTTGGATCAACTCTGAGGTTATGTGATCTAAAATAA
- the LOC113590124 gene encoding tripartite motif-containing protein 16-like isoform X5, translating into MAEARVSEDQDQFNCPVCLDLLKDPVTIACGHSFCMVCINDCWDQDVQRGIYSCPQCRETFTPRPVLCRNYMLAEMVQKPKKTELQAASLTRCYAGSGDVECDFCTGRKLKAIKSCLVCLASFCETHIRPHYQSPAFKKHTLVKASSRLQQKICSQHEKLTEIFCRTDQSFICYLCMLDEHKGHNTVSAAAERTKKQTELHEEQRKHQQRIQEKEKKVQELKQAVDTLKRSAQAAVEDSERIFTELIRSIEKKRCEVRQLIRDQEKTELSQVQGLLDQLEQEIADLKRRDTELEQLSHTEDHIHFLQSFPSLCVSSGSVDSYSISVHQPASFDGVKKCLSDLRNRIETFCREEMNSVSPHGKSNNTILPPEPKTREDFLKYFCQLTLDPNTAHHHLILSEKNRVVTNSRRVQPYSDHPERFDYWLQVLCKESVCRRCYWEVEWSSEGLVSISVSYKDISRKGRGNECGFGRNTQSWSLLCSSNLSFLHNNINTEIPDSPSSRIGVYVDHSAGTLSFYRVSDTMTLLHTVHTTFTQPLYAGFWVSFGSTLRLCDLK; encoded by the exons ATGGCAGAGGCCAGAGTTTCAGAAGATCAAGACCAGTTCAACTGTCCAGTCTGTCTGGATCTACTGAAGGATCCAGTCACTATTGCCTGTGGACACAGtttctgtatggtgtgtattaatGACTGCTGGGATCAGGATGTTCAGAGGGGAATCTACAGCTGCCCTCAGTGCAGAGAGACTTTCACTCCAAGACCTGTTCTATGCAGAAACTACATGCTGGCTGAAATGGTGCAGAAACCGAAGAAGACAGAACTCCAAGCTGCTTCTCTTACTCGCTGTTACGCTGGATctggagatgtggagtgtgattTCTGCACTGGGAGAAAACTGAAAGCCATCAAGTCCTGTCTGGTATGTCTGGCCTCTTTCTGTGAAACTCATATCAGACCTCACTATCAGTCTCCTGCctttaagaaacacacactggtTAAAGCCTCCTCAAGACTACAACAGAAGATTTGCTCTCAACATGAAAAACTAACTGAGATCTTCTGTCGTACTGATCAAAGCTTCATCTGTTATTTGTGTATGCTGGATGAACACAAAGGACATAATACAGTGTCAGCTGCAGCAGAAAGAACTAAAAAACAG ACTGAGCTACAtgaggagcagaggaaacaccagcagagaatccaggagaaagagaagaaggtccaggagctgaagcaggctgTGGACACTCTTAAG CgctctgcacaggcagcagtggaggacagtgagaggatctTTACTGAGCTGATCCGCTCCATTGAGAAAAAGCGCTGTGAGGTGAGACagctgatcagagatcaggagAAGACTGAACTGAGTCAAGTTCAAGGACTACTGGATCAACTGGAGCAGGAGATTGCTGATCTtaagaggagagacactgagctggagcagctctcccacacagaggaTCACATCCATTTCCTCCAG AGTTTCCcgtccctctgtgtctcttctggATCTGTGGACTCATACAGCATCTCTGTCCATCAACCTGCCTCATTTGATGGAGTGAAGAAATGTCTCTCTGATCTGAGGAACCGAATAGAGACATTCTGCAGAGAAGAAATGAACAGTGTGTCTCCACATGGTAAGAGCAATAACACA ATTTTACCACCAGAGCCAAAGACCAGAGAAGATTTCctgaaat ATTTCTGTCAGCTGACTCTGGATCCCAACACAGCACATCATCACCTCATTCTGTCTGAGAAGAACAGAGTGGTGACAAACAGTAGGAGAGTCCAGCCATActctgatcatccagagagatttgattaCTGGCTTCAGGTGTTgtgtaaggagagtgtgtgtagacgctgttactgggaggttgagtggagcAGTGAGGGATTGGTGTCCATATCCGTCTCATATAAAgatatcagcaggaaaggacgGGGTAATGAGTGTGGGTTTGGACGCAACACTCAGTCCTGGAGTCTGTTGTGTTCTTCTAATCTCTCTTTTTTGCACAACAACATTAATACTGAGATCCCAGACTCACCGTCCTCCAGaataggagtgtatgtggatcacagtgcaggaactctgtccttctacagagtCTCTGATACAATGACCCTcctacacacagtccacaccacATTCACTCAGCCCCTCTATGCTGGGTTCTGGGTCAGTTTTGGATCAACTCTGAGGTTATGTGATCTAAAATAA
- the LOC113590124 gene encoding tripartite motif-containing protein 16-like isoform X6 — translation MAEARVSEDQDQFNCPVCLDLLKDPVTIACGHSFCMVCINDCWDQDVQRGIYSCPQCRETFTPRPVLCRNYMLAEMVQKPKKTELQAASLTRCYAGSGDVECDFCTGRKLKAIKSCLVCLASFCETHIRPHYQSPAFKKHTLVKASSRLQQKICSQHEKLTEIFCRTDQSFICYLCMLDEHKGHNTVSAAAERTKKQTELHEEQRKHQQRIQEKEKKVQELKQAVDTLKRSAQAAVEDSERIFTELIRSIEKKRCEVRQLIRDQEKTELSQVQGLLDQLEQEIADLKRRDTELEQLSHTEDHIHFLQSFPSLCVSSGSVDSYSISVHQPASFDGVKKCLSDLRNRIETFCREEMNSVSPHGKIQILPPEPKTREDFLKYFCQLTLDPNTAHHHLILSEKNRVVTNSRRVQPYSDHPERFDYWLQVLCKESVCRRCYWEVEWSSEGLVSISVSYKDISRKGRGNECGFGRNTQSWSLLCSSNLSFLHNNINTEIPDSPSSRIGVYVDHSAGTLSFYRVSDTMTLLHTVHTTFTQPLYAGFWVSFGSTLRLCDLK, via the exons ATGGCAGAGGCCAGAGTTTCAGAAGATCAAGACCAGTTCAACTGTCCAGTCTGTCTGGATCTACTGAAGGATCCAGTCACTATTGCCTGTGGACACAGtttctgtatggtgtgtattaatGACTGCTGGGATCAGGATGTTCAGAGGGGAATCTACAGCTGCCCTCAGTGCAGAGAGACTTTCACTCCAAGACCTGTTCTATGCAGAAACTACATGCTGGCTGAAATGGTGCAGAAACCGAAGAAGACAGAACTCCAAGCTGCTTCTCTTACTCGCTGTTACGCTGGATctggagatgtggagtgtgattTCTGCACTGGGAGAAAACTGAAAGCCATCAAGTCCTGTCTGGTATGTCTGGCCTCTTTCTGTGAAACTCATATCAGACCTCACTATCAGTCTCCTGCctttaagaaacacacactggtTAAAGCCTCCTCAAGACTACAACAGAAGATTTGCTCTCAACATGAAAAACTAACTGAGATCTTCTGTCGTACTGATCAAAGCTTCATCTGTTATTTGTGTATGCTGGATGAACACAAAGGACATAATACAGTGTCAGCTGCAGCAGAAAGAACTAAAAAACAG ACTGAGCTACAtgaggagcagaggaaacaccagcagagaatccaggagaaagagaagaaggtccaggagctgaagcaggctgTGGACACTCTTAAG CgctctgcacaggcagcagtggaggacagtgagaggatctTTACTGAGCTGATCCGCTCCATTGAGAAAAAGCGCTGTGAGGTGAGACagctgatcagagatcaggagAAGACTGAACTGAGTCAAGTTCAAGGACTACTGGATCAACTGGAGCAGGAGATTGCTGATCTtaagaggagagacactgagctggagcagctctcccacacagaggaTCACATCCATTTCCTCCAG AGTTTCCcgtccctctgtgtctcttctggATCTGTGGACTCATACAGCATCTCTGTCCATCAACCTGCCTCATTTGATGGAGTGAAGAAATGTCTCTCTGATCTGAGGAACCGAATAGAGACATTCTGCAGAGAAGAAATGAACAGTGTGTCTCCACATGGTAAGA ttcagATTTTACCACCAGAGCCAAAGACCAGAGAAGATTTCctgaaat ATTTCTGTCAGCTGACTCTGGATCCCAACACAGCACATCATCACCTCATTCTGTCTGAGAAGAACAGAGTGGTGACAAACAGTAGGAGAGTCCAGCCATActctgatcatccagagagatttgattaCTGGCTTCAGGTGTTgtgtaaggagagtgtgtgtagacgctgttactgggaggttgagtggagcAGTGAGGGATTGGTGTCCATATCCGTCTCATATAAAgatatcagcaggaaaggacgGGGTAATGAGTGTGGGTTTGGACGCAACACTCAGTCCTGGAGTCTGTTGTGTTCTTCTAATCTCTCTTTTTTGCACAACAACATTAATACTGAGATCCCAGACTCACCGTCCTCCAGaataggagtgtatgtggatcacagtgcaggaactctgtccttctacagagtCTCTGATACAATGACCCTcctacacacagtccacaccacATTCACTCAGCCCCTCTATGCTGGGTTCTGGGTCAGTTTTGGATCAACTCTGAGGTTATGTGATCTAAAATAA